A stretch of DNA from Anopheles ziemanni chromosome 3, idAnoZiCoDA_A2_x.2, whole genome shotgun sequence:
GCACAAaccaaaaagtaaataaatagaatCGCGTTTTAAGGCAAATTTAACCTCTTCACAGTCCTGCCAAGTTGAGAATATGGCTCAAAAAATGgtcacactgtttttttttacatttttgtacaGGTTTTGGTTTagaactgaagaaaaaaattatattttcctaaaaaaaggtattttattgattaattGATGGTCAGTTTGCATACGTgttatttgtgattgtgatcGGGAATAATTTGACGCAGCGAAAGTAGAATAAAAACGGGCGACAAGAAACTGCCCGAGCAAAACTGTGAGGGGGGTTAATAACAGGATATCTTTGGGGGCAATACTATAAAAGTTAATGAAGTATACAGGAAAAGTTGAGTTACCAAATTTAAAGCGTCTAACAAAatgtcaactattttttaattagatgAGGGTATCTTAGAAAGGATTAGATTGATTTATTTCACAGACAAACTTTCTCGTAGTTCTCTCATAGATTCACTGTTTGGTGTATTCTGGCaatgctttttattttccattttccacatgAATCATTAGAGAACCACAACCGTAACGGATTATTTTGCATAGATCCTCATGGAGGTGATTTTTTATTGCGCCATAAAAGCATTATCAAATCAATAACACCCTCAATTATTTCCTGGGTTTTAGCAAttcgaatgggaaaaaaatctctaaaaaaaaaggttagcAATATCAATaaaggtaattaaataaaactcaaGTAGGAGTTATCGATGGATTAAAAAGTATCGCGGATATCGAGCGACGGTCAGGCGTGCTTGATAAATTCGTCCGGATTAAAACCGGCCCACCAATGGACGGTTACGCAATGCCGGACCGACATAAATCTCctccaccacacacacacggttgtAACAGTTGCAGGTTGCAAAACCGGTGGGCAAAAATAGATTGTGCATCGCCACCATTCACAACCTTCGTACCAACGCCTAGCTTAGAAGTACGGGACCGGTTCCGATGGGTTAAGGGTAGAGGAGGGTGGAGGGGTTGGTGTGTGGCCGACAGCCCTGTCCGATCGCGTGGACCGCGTAATTCAATGCTGCGACATTAAGTAGCGCCGATTTATGGGCACCCATTTGTTTGGTCCGTCAGCCGTGCACATCAAACAGTTTAGCACGCGGATTCCCGCACACCACCTCCTCctcgtgtgtgtgagtgtgtgtcgGATTAAGAATAAAAACGTTGGGAAAACCGGTAGGCCGGGTCCAGGACCAGGGCGTGGTGTGGATATGAAAAACGATCACCGCCCGGAAAGTGCAACCGATGCACCGATGCACCGATGGTGCCCTATCTTGAGGCTACGGACTTTTCCGGGAGTTCCGGGCTCGGCAAACAAGTGCAAACAGGATCACACTCTCGGACGCCTTCGCCTTCCCAACCTGAAGCCAGCAACCGGCTCGGTTCCGGTTCCTTGGTGGACCACGCCACTGGTGGACCGGAAATGGTGCGAAATCGTCACGTTACGGCCGGGCCTCTGCTGGTTACGGCAAGTGATTTGTTTAGCGACAAACCGGTGTCGGGTCGGACTCGGCGTGCTGATGGCGTCATAATTTCcgaaataaattgtttctGCAATCCGAACGTGTGACCGAACGCGGCTTTGGATAATTCCTACCGTTTGCCGGAACATTCGGACAATGTTCCCCGTACGATATTTCACGATTCTAAtggtcgatccgttccattgGTTTGATACCATGAATAAGTAATGAAGTGGTTCGCACTAGCGGAGGAAGTAATAAATTGTGgtttcaaacaccttttcctTGGGCGGGGTGTGTTTTTCTCCCCTTCTCAGGGTCTTATCGATTTGAGCTTCTGGTTCAAATAAATTGGTTACATTTCCATTGTTTctacaaatttaaattaagcaAGAGCGACCCCTTCGAAGTTTCTATATCATCCATCGGTCTTATTATAAACGAACGCAAACCGTGAAAAGGTTAAATTTCCAAACGCAAGTGACGCctgtttaaatgtttctttcaCGCAATGTACCGCGaaaccttacttttccatcAAGGGTCACCGGTTTCCCTAATTAGTCATTGACCTTGCAGTCACGGGTTTTTGGAGTGTTCCCTATCAGCTGATCGCAACAggcaggttttgtttttttagggGTTTTTGGGAAAACCAATTTCGCTAACCTCCTTTAGCGATTGGAATGGACTGTGGGCTACAGTTCGGGTGAGTTTGGAGGGCTATCTTCCATCGAAGATCATGGCCACGCGATGACGGTCCGGTAATTAATCCTTCCATCAGCTCGAGCTCGACGTGGCGCAGGTGGAGGTGCCTCGCGTTTGCGTGACTGCGTGACGCTTTTTACACGCTTTTGCGTCAGGAAATTGCAGCGTCTAGGTTGGGAAACTAGGGGGGGAAAAACACCGACTGGAAGTTGAGCAGCTCGGCGTCAAGCCTTCTGGCGATTGGTGGAACGTAAAGGCGGACTTAGCTCGAGGGAAAGGAAACACAAACGAGCGGATTACCTTCTACCAAAGCAGGCTTGgaatggtttgtgttttcgatttttcggGAAATTCCACCACGGTGGTTCGTGACCGCCCCAACAGAGATGTAGGGataatttacataaatttcatccacattCATCATGTCACTTGACGCGGCTTTTCTTCACCAGGCCTCCCGGTGGACGGCGGTCCTAATTTACCGCACTTTTGATAATTGTTTGCATGCTCACAGTGACGTATAAAATAAAGCCGAAACCGAACCGGTAAGAAAGATGTCGGCTTCGTTTGGTGACGCAGAGGGCCAGGAGGACAGCTTAATTTGTTGCCCCTAATTTTGGGCACCCAATttgaggcacacacacacacgcacacacacttttATCCGCAAATGAGATCTGTTCGCTGACCATCAAAGGAAACCCTCCGAGCCGATGCCGCGTCTCGCTCGCTATGACGTGGATTGTACCTGACCCAGCCTACCTTGACGTCTTCATGTTTGCGTTTTTTCGGGTTAAGCTTATCTAGTTCCGAGTGGCGAAATAAGGGCCTGGGCGTGTTATCTTTGGGTTGCGAAAGTATCGTACCGGAGCCGATAAGAAAGCCGCTTGGGTGTGAGTCGATGATTCACCAAACTTTTGGAGCCACAAAGGAGTTGGAGTGAGCGGTACACTGAAGCGATTTATTGATCGGAAGGATTTTTTGGCACAAAGACACATATGCACTGAAACTGGTAAACAATTCCGAAAGAACGAGTTTCCTCGCGAGGGACAACTTTGGCGAGATGGCATTAGTAACACGCTCCTCAACTCCACACACTTAGTCTAGACACATATCACAGCGTTTGGAAAGGCTCTCTGGGAATTCAGTACACCCATGTTGGTTCCTTCTCGTCCCGTAATGCCTCCGGTAGGAGCGCATTCAGTAGGATACTTGAGGGCGTCGTAGTCGTCGTGCTGGAGTTCGAGTCTCGATTGTGGAACACACCGAAGTAGACACCCAATCCGATCGCCAGACAGATGATGACCACGACGAACACCATACAGCATAGGGTCTGAAGAGCGCACGTGCAGCAgctgaaaggaaacaaaaaaaggagccTGTGAAAAACTATCCGGAAGTGGGTGATAGGGAGTTTGCAAGATCTCTACCAGCACGCGATCCGCTTAGTGCAGTCACAACAGCATCGCAAAATTCCACACATCTTAACCTGGATGGAACTGCCTGGCGATACGTAGGGGTTCAACTAGGTGCTCCGGTTAACGCACCTGAACTGAGTACAAGAATTCCCGTCGAGCGTTTATCTACGACACCTCGCCCCTAGATACCGGCTTACGGGTCGGAACACAATCACCCATTATCTCAGATTTATTGGGCAcgttgaattttgataaaaCTCACTAACATTCAGAAATGTGCACCGAAGCTATCACACATAGGCGAAAACTTTCGGTGGTCGTCTACAATGGCACAGATTACGGGAGGCGTTCCGGATACTGATAACGCCTAACAATCACCTACATATTGGGTACCCGGGGGAGTCGGTGTGGATTGCGTGGAGGTGACACGATGGGTATGGGTTTGTCCCAATTCTAGGACTCTGATGAGTAACGTGATCTATTTCCAGCGTGTTACAGCTGGTTCGCATTCCGCAAAACTTACTAGCAAACTGTCTGAAGTATATTCTTGATGAAGAACCATATCGTTTTCAATAAACAACACATTTTCGTTTGATATTCTCGAGGAAGTGTTGAATCCAGAGATGCGCCGTTGTTGTGAATCTTTCAAAGCTTACTATGAATGTTCCGCTGTTTGCTGGATTACGCTCTTTTCTATCCTTTATGTCTACTTACCAACAAGCAATTTTAGCCGCACAATCGCAACAGCAACCAATCAAGGAGCACATCTTCTTTAGACTGCTTGGATCCTGTCTTTTGGAAGAAGCGGTGACCGAACTGCTGCGAAGAATCTCCTCTTGGTGGTAATTTTCTGATCGAGCTTACTCCTCCAACAACCGAAGACTGGTGAACTATTCCAGTTGATGCATCACGGGAACCCTAGGCCAGCTCACGAAAATCACACATTGCCATCAGTCAGGCCTCTATCTCAAGTATCCGGGAGTACCCTCTCCATGGTTTTCTACAGCCCACCATATCGGGTACTATCGCAAGCGGGCAAATATGATTCCCCACTTCACAGCGGGTGCTCCATTTAGCGAAGGTGTATTGCGATAAGCTAACTCAGCGTTACTTTTTACAAGCCTCGATGGCTATCCCACTCGAGCTTGTGGGATGTTCTATGACGATCTTTTCGAGCGAACTGTAAAGATAATGAAGTAAACAGTGCACGATTGGGGCTCGAATTGGTTTGGTGATCGTAGATAGCGCATGGATGCGTGGAGTGAACCTCTGCCGGGTTTCCGGTCGATCAATCAACGCGTGCCAGCGTGATTCACATTCGGTTGTGGatacaatttatttatggCTGATGGGGAGCATTTAGGGGCAGGTCGATTGGATGGTAAAATAAGTGGTACAGGTTGATATGAATCACGATGTTATATAACAAATATAGGATTCGTTTTTTGCCACGGCAACTACAGTTTTTTCATCGGCATGAACTGGATATTCCCTGAATACACCGATGAGAATACCGATGAGAATCCAGTTAATACTCAGCCGCGTTTTACAAGGCGCGGTGACGCTTGGGTGTTCTGATTGTTCGTATTCCGATTTGGCCACAATTTGGTTTGCTTTACTTAGTTCCGTGCTCCATGGGGGGCGGCCCGTGGATTGTACCTGACCTATGCTGACGTTTTCATATTTGCGTATTTTGGGTTAGGCTTATCTAGTTGCGAGTGGCGAAATAAGGGCCCGAGCGTGTTATCTTTGGGTTGCGAAAGTATCGTATCTTAGCCGATAAGAAACCCGCGTGGGTGTGAGTCGATAATTCACCAAATTTTTGGACCACAAAGCAGTTGGAGTGAGCGTACACTGAAGCGATTTATTGATCGGAAGGATTTTttgcacaaaaacacacatgcaCTAATACTGGTAAACAATTCCGAAAGAAAGAGTTTTCTGCGAGAGACAATTTTGGCAGATAACGTTAGTAACACTCTCCTCAACTCCACACACTTAGTCTAGACATAGAGTTATGACAGTAACCCAGCCAGACTCCAAAGACGACATCGCAGGGCGAAGGTGCGACATCAGCAGATTCCAGTGTGCGCGTGGGAAAGAATAGGAGCAGGTTAGGACAGTTAACCGAGTGGGTCGGTCAGCAGATCAGTGTGGTCCGAGAACTCAACCAACAAAGAACTGTACAGTAGTTAAGAGTTAGGTTAAAAGTTAAGTTAGTAAAATAAAGTTGGATGATTGAATACACATAATTATATATCACAGCGTTTCAGATATAATTATGTGATATATAATTATATATAAAAGACTCTGGGAACGTGGTATTCAGTACACCCATGTTGGTTCCTTTTCGTCCCGTAATGCCTCCGGTAGAAGCGCATTCAGTAGGATACTTTGGCGTCGTAGTCGTTGTGTTGGAGTCCGAGTCTCGATTGTGGAACTGTTGTGTTTTactatattttatttcgtatGTTTCACTTTTGACCAATTTTAGTTAGTTGATTaatcataaaaatgtttaaatttttttttaatggttttttaaatttttattgctattttcgatccgacaaattttatttgacactATTCCTATAAAAATGTTGTGAACCACCTATCAATATAATATATATTCCATGAATATCATTCatggaaatatttcaaccCGGTTGTGCAGTTGTCAGTTGCAAGACATCCGGATAATCCGCCCCCTGGTTAATCCGggcccggataatcgacgtccgCCTGTACTTGACATAAAAATGCCACGTATCTGAAATTTCATCAAAAGGATTTTTGAATAGATTAGCTTTTAACGACTAACGATTTCTTACTGTGTTGTTGCTGAATAAATAGCGACGTTGTACGACTGTATGATactttactgtgctaccaCAAATGCACAGCACAGTAAGTTGTGAGTGGTACTACAGTACGGTACATCACaaagtgttacttgacccCAAACTAGTTGTTATAGGGTGTTTCATACATAACAGCAGCAAACCGAAGTAGACACCCAATACGATCGCCAGACAGATGATGACTAAGGCGAGCACTAAACAGCATAGCGTCTGAAGAGCGCACGTGCAGCAACTGGAAGAAAATAAGCAAAGAAACCAGTAAGAACATATCCGAATGTGCTGGAGTTCGCAAGATCTCCACCAGCACGCGATCCGCTTAGTGCAGTCACAACAGCATCGACAAAAGTCACACATCTTAACCTGGCGGCGTTTTGCAAAAGCCGACTGCGAACTGTCAGGCGATATCCTACTAGGTGCTCCGGTTGACACACCTGAACTGAGTACAAGAATTCCCGTCGGGCGTTTATCTACGACACCTCGCCACAACACAACCACCCATTACGTGCCATTGGCCACGTGCATTTTGACAATATGCACAAATGCACACCGAAGCTGTCCGCTTCCTATCACACATAGGCGAAACTTTCGGAGGTCTTTTACAACGGCACAGATTATGGGAAGCGTTCCTGGTATTGATAACGCCTAACAATCACCTGCATATTGGGTATCCGGGGGAATTGCTGTGCATAACGTGGAGGTGGCACGAAAATCGTATGGGTTTGTCCCAATTCTACAGGGTGTGCAATGTGTTCGAATACACtttcaaaatgtgttttaaaaataaataaacaagatAGACTTTTTCACGTCAATTCCTATGGAAGATAAGTTTATTGAGAACGTTTAGGGCATATTAGCGGGGAGCACACCtcctttgtttttaattacgaGCTTAAGACAAAAGAATCACACGCGGCACGCACCTGATCCATCGGCATCTCGTCCCAGATCTTGGAACTAACCTTCTTAAATTGCTCAATGGTgtacactttatgttcgctcTGCTTGGCCAACATGTATGACCATACATAAAAGTCCAGTGGGTTAAGATCGGGGGAGCTGGGAGGCCTCAAAGTCTTATCGAAAAAATCAGTCAAATTGCTTCGACACCACTCCAATTGCGCCGGTGCTCCGTCCTTGATGAAGAATAATATCGTTTTCAGTAAACAACACGTTTTCGTTTGATATTCTCGAAGAAACGTTGACCAAAAATCGCCGATGTTATAAATCTTTCAAAGCTTACTATGAATGTTCCGCCGTTTGCTGGATTACGCTCTTTTCCGTCTCTTACAAACTTCCTGCTTGCCAACAAGCAATAGTAGCTGCACAATCGCAACAGTAACCAATCAAGGAGCACATGTTCTTTAGACTGCTTGGATCTTGTCTTTTGGAAGAAGCGATGACCGAACTGCTGCGAAGAAACTCTTCTTGGTGGAAATTTTCTGATCGAGCTTACTCCTCCGACAACCGAAGACTGGTGAACTATTCCAGTTGGTGCATCACGGGAACCCTAGGCCAGTTCACCCACATCACACATTGCCATCAATCAGGCCTCTATCTCAAGTATCCGGGAGTACCCACTCCATGGTTTTCTACAGTCCACCATATTGGGTACTATCGCACAGCGGGTGCTCCATTTAGCGAAGGTGTATTGCGATAAGCTAACTCAGCGTTACTTTTTACAAGCCTCGATGGCTATCCCACTCGAGCTTATGGGATGTTCTATGACGATCTTTTCGAGGAAACTGTTAAGATAATGAAGTAAACAGTGCACGATTGGGGCTCGAATTGGTTTGGTGATCGTAGATAGCGCATGGATGCGTGGAGTGAACTTCTACCGCGGGTTTCCACTCGATCAATCAACGCGTGCCAGCGTGATTCACTCGGTTGTGGatacaatttatttatggCTGATTTGGCGGGAGCATTTAGGGGCAGGTCGATTGGATGGTAAAATAAGTGGTACAGGTTGATATGAATCATGATCCTATAACAAATATAGGATTAGAAGTAATCTACGAAATACTCTTTATCAAAAGCGAATGcatttgatagaaaaaaaagtttagaGAATAAGAAACATCTGACAGggtaataaataaaccattttcTAGTCCACTGTTGTGGCTACTTTTGTTTCCTTAATTGACGCCCGTAAGGGTTTCGCGGCGCACGCGCAAGTAAAGGGAACACAATCAGCAAAATCTGTCAGATTTTAGTGACAGTCCGCAATCGGATCTAACCAAGGTGGGTtctaatggccttatcacactggtcaccaatggtggctttgcaaacccaccgaactgtcaaaatttggttttggcatCCAGTTTGACATAATGGTGCCTCTTGGTAGTGTGATAAGGCAGGCCACCTGGGAGTGGGAGTTTATATAATCCACTTTCGGTTCATGCGGTTTTTGGCAGTTTAAGATTAAAATACCGAAATTTTATAATCTTATTATGCTTATAACtgattattaataaaattaataaacatgaatcactttcaaatcaaGCTTAACATGCCAGATACAGCAAACTCCACACAATGACAGCCCCCCAGCCACTCCaatgtcattcgttttcgatggtcgtttgacaatccagtgctttttccatgccaccattggtgaccagtgtgataaggccataagggaggtgagctcaaaggcctggtcgtggcagccattttgaaaataatgtttgacaatcgttcctggttttgtttaccaacaaaaaGATAACGACGCGTTAGCAAGCTGCTGGTTCCAGTTGATACGGTTACCGGAAGACTCTGCCCTCATTTGCCACAACTTTACTGAGGACACAGTTCCATCTACGATATATTGCAAAGTCATCTAGTAAATGAGGTTGGACGAGATGGGTAAAGCGGTTTGGTCGTCCAAAGGCACATATGTTAATACTTTGTTGCTACAATGCTACACGAAACGTGTTTGTTAAAACGACAGTATCTTCTTCATACCGCATTCGGCTCTTTTCCGGCGGGCTCAAGGCGATGTGATCTGAgctgctccattatgatcctagtgacgccattacctGTAGCGACATGGCATTGGAGTACGATTATGctcttctgatctgatccgatCTTTGACTGAGAGCaaatgatctgatctgctcctgAAATTTTGGAGTTTTCTCATCACTACAGCACAGCGACAAAATGGCGAGACAGGTGATCCGGGAGCTGCCTTCTAAATCACCAACAACAAACGGGGCTGTTATATCATTACTctacatgttttacataaataACAGCACGAATCACGAATAGAACACTAAAGCGCTCTTAAATATTATGTTTAATTGATCACAATTCACAAAGCAAAGTTGGGCAAATATGGCGTCTCGTGTAATGCCCATATTGAAAGCTCCTCTtgcacacattcaaacattgaCGGTCCGCTTGGAGCGGGAAATTTCCTTCTACTCGCCCCCGTCTATGTTTTTGGCAGATATTCCTGGTTGGGTAATTTTCTTCTTGGGACTTCAGTTCAACGTTGACACACGTCACTTTTGGTTCAGTGTGACATCTAGCAAATAGGCGTGCAGTCTTTATATTTCCACCCCCATGTTGGTTCCTTCTCGTCCCGTAATGCCTCTGGTAGGAGCACATTCAGTAGGATACTTGAGGGCGTCGTAGTCGTCGTGTCGGAGTCCGAGTCTCGATTGTGGAACACACCGAAGTAGACACCCAATCCAATCGCCAGACAGATGATGACCACGACGAACACCATACAGCATAGCGTCTGAAAAGCGCACGTGCAGCAACTGGAAGGGAATAAACAAAGAAAGCAGTAAGAACCTATCCGGAAGAGGGTGGTAGGGAGTTTGCAAGATCTCTACCAGCACGCGATCCGCTTAGTGCAATCACAACAGCATCGCAAAATTCCACACATCTTAACGTGGCGGTGTTTTGCAAAACACGAGTGTGAACTGTCTGGCGATACGTACGGGTCCAACTAGGTGCTCCGGTTAACGCACCTGAACTGAGTACAAGAATTCCCGTCTGGCGTTTATCTACGACACCTCGTCCATAGATACCGGCTTACAGGTCTGAACACAATCACTCATTATCTCAGATTTATTGGGCACACCGAAGCTATCACACAAAGACGAAACTTTCGCAGGTCGTCTACA
This window harbors:
- the LOC131288760 gene encoding protein midgut expression 1, with the translated sequence MCCLLKTIWFFIKNILQTVCYCCTCALQTLCCMVFVVVIICLAIGLGVYFGVFHNRDSNSSTTTTTPSSILLNALLPEALRDEKEPTWVY